Genomic DNA from Manihot esculenta cultivar AM560-2 chromosome 15, M.esculenta_v8, whole genome shotgun sequence:
TTTCATGGAAAAATAATTaacggaaaatattttttaataaaaaattaaattatttaaaaataatattttttcttattaaaaaataatgttatttattgaattttgagatttttttaatattaacatatataaatttataattagacGTTAcaaccaaataataaaataattattattttaaaatagtaaatattttattatgaaaagcCTAAAAGAATAAAGTTGTATTGTCATAAGCtagtaaacttttttttttttaaataaaagcatAAACTTAAagcataaattttattaatgtatattgttaaataaatatttaatatccttaaaaaaattctttaaaaatgaatttaatgacaaataaaatccaaataattaaattaatatggaGTTAGAGATCTGGTAGCATGTAAAATCCAAAACAGTGTTTTTCCAAAATGATTTTTTGATCCAAATTTCAAAGGAATATTAAGAGTTTTATGAATGTTAGTTAGGGTTTCTTAATCATGATGATCGATTATTAGATTAGCCTCTGGGCAAAAACAAATTTAGTTGCTTCATATGTTTGGATTTTTCTtatatttctaattaattaattgattaattaagaAAAGACATTTTGAGCAAACACTTGACTTGATATGTAACacttcatttaatttttcagaCAGAGACACTGCGGGACCTGCCGGATTTCTTCAGTATTCAACTGCTGATTAGCTGCATAGTTACAAGCATGCAATTAAGATGTCATATTCAACTTCCCAACTAATCTTTGAAATCCAATGTTgtctgaaaattttaatttggacTAATCATACTAGTCTTAATTCCAGTGGGTAATTAGGCAGTGTTGGAAACCATGAGCATaatcacaaaattaaaaaaaaaaaaattaaataaaaattgttaatGTATCATGATTGATGTCGTAAGCTTTTGAATTTCCTTTAAGCTGTCAACACGTGTATTAACAAAAAGAGTTTGGCAACAATGAAACTCTAAAAATAAATCgatcaaaaaggaaaaaaaaaaagcataccTAATCATGCTTAGTTGGAGTGTGtttaacaaattttataaatttgttaatgaaAATATAAGTAAGCTATGACATTATTACACataagaataaattaaattctttaataattaattataatatatagtttGGCATTACTTTTTTTCATATCCTAACCAACGCCAATGCCACCCACTACAATTAACTTAGCCACCCAACAAATTAGTATATCTTAGGTGGTTAAGTGGTTTTAGTCTACTTGTCCACCCCTTGGATCACCCTTTACCAAATCATATtatctttaaatattttcaattcattaatctgaatttaaaatctttcaattttaaaaaataaattaataattacccCATTAATTTAGCTTTGTAATTTATTGAAAGTTATTAAATTGTGTGCGTAGGTTTGGAGTTTTGTAATTGAATACAAACTCCTATTTTAAGGAACATAGAAATTGTCAAAGGCCTCAGGCAGACATGAGCTAAAAGCTTTGAGATCAGATCATTACTTTGTTGTTATCAAAAAGCTTGGGTTTTCTTATGTTGAGGGTATTTTGGGAAATTAAGGCTGACGAGCCACAGGTTTTCTGGGCAACTGCCAAAAACTGTTAGAAATTTGTAGCATCTATCGTAACAATCAAGAATAAGGATTCATTTTATATAATTCATCACAAAGATTCACTACTTTAATTCCCACCATAACCAACCCCAGTAACACCATCTCCTTTCTTTTAGATAATGCTTAATagagtttaaataaaaattaatttttattcatgaaatattataataattttgaacttgtaatattttaaatttaatagtgcAATTTCAGTATTTCCCATATTAGCAAATCTAAATTAATACTCACACCTTTTATCACTGTGTAAGCATTATACCCTAAAGATTCCTGCTTtacaaattataataataagcaTCCCATTCTTGAATCTacctataaatattaattttcttatcTGAAAACACCTCACAAGATGCTTGTGCTCTCTGCATGTAGACAAAAGCCATCTTCACAAAATACCCAAAACACCCTTTTCATTAAATGACCAAAATACCCTCATCATTTCCATCCCTAGGACCCCGAAATTGACCCTAATGCCCATAGTGTTTTAAGACCCAAGAGGCCGGCAATTTGGACTGTTTTGGCATCCGTGAAATACCGGTCAACCGCCCATCCTATAACTCTCTAGAGCTCGGTCAGTTACatgggaaaataaaataaaataaaaaaaaccacAAGACCAGACAACGGACCATGACAAAGCTTGAAGCAAACTCTCTGTTTCATTTTCATGGCCAAGATCGTTCGTGAGAAGATGACACAGCTTTATCGGAAGATCAATGTTCATGTAAATATCAAGTGGAGTATACTCGAGCGAGTATCTGTTTTTAGACagttttttcagtttatttgggATAGGATTCTTGCTTGCTCTATAGGGAAGCCTGTTAGGTATCGCCGGCTGACTCGCCGGCCTTCTTCTCCGCCACCGGAGGCTATTGAAGCCGGTGGGTTGGAGTCATCGGAGGAATCCACCGCCATGTTTAGCGGGTATAACACGGATTCAGATTTAGTCACTTTGAAGATTAGTTTGTTGGGAGATTGCCAAATTGGAAAAACAAGCTTTGTAGTAAGAATTTTCATcctctttttttcttaaaaaaatatttatctggATATATGTTGCAGCAACTAAcagttattatttattttttttctgtttataATTATTAAGATCAAGTATGTGGGAGATGAGCAGGAAAAGAAAAGCTTGGAGATGACAGGATTGAATTTAATGGATAAAACATTATTGGTTCAAGGTGCCAGGATTACATTTAGCATATGGGATGTAGGAGGTATGTTTAATTAACATTTGAATTAGTTTTAGCTgatttttacaaaaattatagGATTTTATGATAGCTAATCAATCTGGTAATCTGAATGCAGGGGACAGCAACTCACTTGATCATGTTCCTCTTGCCTGTAAAGATGCAGTAGCAATTTTGTTCATGTTTGATCTTACTAGTAGGTGTACTCTTAAcaggtaataaaaaaattaatttactattACTAAGGATTATCATATTATatacttaaataaaattttcaattgatttgcagtgttacagaatggtataaTCAAGCCAGAAAATGGAATCAGGTACCtaaacattttcttttcttttctgaaaaCAGATCTTTCTTTTACTGATTCTTCATATGAGTAGCTAATTTATATTAATGGCCATTACAGCAAAATGATTAACATTTAAAGGATAAGAGTGTCAAATTCAATTTACATGGCCCATGAAATTTAGTGGTAGCTAATGAGTGGCCTAACTCACTAAATGATATCACCAAAAATCCAATTGAAAAGTTATTAGTTTTTTTGCGTGTGTTTTCtttcacttattttatttaatggGGGTAGTCTGCATCAAGAAATTGATATGGCTGAAACCCCAATTTTTGCTCTGTTTCAAAGAGTGGAGCCCTAAAATTAATGGTGGATGTTTTGATGTAAATGATGTTTCTGTCTGTAACTTTTTATCTGTGTTTTGTTATGTTTGTAGACAGCAATTCCCATATTAATTGGGACCAAATTTGATGATTTCGTCCGGCTTCCTCACAATTTGCAATGGACAATAGTGACTCAGGTAcacacacaatttcaatttgcaTTCCAGGGAAGAGTTTGAGTTCTTTCCAATACTGATTTTGAAGAAGACTTACAAGTCATCAATGATGGGCTGTAGCATTTAATAAGTTGATAGACTTTGGTGATTAAATTTCATGAATGTGACAGGCATTTTTGGCTGGCGTGTGAATTAGAAGAATGTCTTTTAGGATGACTCAGAGATGACCACTTCCTACTACGAGAGAGTCTTTGTTTGTCAATTTTGGGATAATTGACATTTGTgacattttcttttttcactCTTTCCGCGTTTAAAGATAAGCAAAGGGGGGCCACTTAGTTTCCCAATATTGGGAGACACCTttctttttagaaaatataatacatacttttttattatttgatagaacatataCCGTAACCTAAAAGTTAGATTTAAGTTAAAAATGTAAATTATTAAATCTGTAGGTTTCAGATAATCGtacgataaaaaaaaaaaagtatttgtgGGATAAACGTTTTGTGGtttaaatattgataatttggtttgatttgattttgtaCAGGCTAGGGCATATGCAAAGGCAATGAAGGCGACCCTTTTCTTTTCAAGTGCTAAACATAATATAAATGTGAACAAGATTTTCAAATTCATAATGGCAAAGCTATTCAACCTGCCTTGGTCGGTAGAGAGAAACTTGACAATTGGAGAACCCATCATCGACTTCTGAACCCTACTTTAGCCaatgatcatgtacatacccaatatcaaaattcaaaaaggaAACAGCATAGCACGAAATTTCAAGCTCATCAGATCAGagaccttttcttttcttttcttttctttttgtctcCTTTTCCTTTTAACTTTACACTCCATGTGTAAGTAACATGGTTGTAGCAGGGAGTTTCTTGatgcaaaagaagaaaatatgTGAAATTTTAAAGATTAGAGGCAGTTTGCTTATTGTATTCTCCATGTGAATATCCCAATTCCAAGTCAAACTGATTGGCTTCCCTATTCTCTTTTCTGCCAGGAGAGAGGGGCGGAGCCAATACCCAGAATCTACCTTCAATCAAAATTGGCTATTTTTAAATCTTCTATTCACTTTTGAAAAACAGGGGAAGGGcggaaaaagaagagagaaaaagggAATAGAGGATCCCACATCCACCAGTCCTACAATTATTCAGATTATAGTATAGATTTCTAATAATATAATGTAAAGATTTGGGTCATGGGCCGGGCTCAAATGGCTCTGTCCTAGTCTAGCTCACCcaagaataaaataattttttaaaaatctatgaTAACAGCGAGTGGTGTCAACTGTCAAACGACAAGCAGTTTTAGGCTCTTGAAAGGATAAAGGATAATCGAGTCTCTAGCCATCTCCATGGACGGCCACCAGGTAAGAACGGAAAAGGTTTAGGCACATCAAGAAATCACGTTTTCTACAACAAATGGAGAAAGAAAGCAACAGAGAACCAGGGAAAGGAAATGTCTCAGCTGTTGAGCAGCCTCTTTGCATGCGTAAAAACAACTAGATTGCAGCATTTTTCAACCTGCAAACCCTAGTCCATAGACAGCCACAACCTACATAGGTTCCATGCATTAAAAGAAAACTTCTAGGGAAATCTGTAGATAACTAGAGCAAACACATATGCAAGGGAAAAAAGACGGGGAAAGCAGCCTCAAGAAAAGTCTCCAATTTGTTTCTAGTACAACAACTTACTTGAAACCAAAAGCAGAAATGTGATAGACCAAGAAGATCCAGTCGGTTGCCGAAGATCAATTCCAAATATCTTGACTAAGTTACTGCTGCAGCTTGCTTGCCTAAAATAGCTGTTATTTGATTCTACTTTGATTCTGTTATTTGATTTTGTTGATTTAGCACTActtgtttgttttgctttcatcCTTATTTGTAGGGAAGTTGTTATTTTTCTGCAGTATATATATTACTGCTATTCATTAATAAAGGGCAAGCAAATTCTCAAACTCATTACTGGTTTTCTTTTCTCACCATAAGCAGAAAATTATTCTTCTTACATTCTTACTCTGATTGGGACCATCTAacattggtattagagcccgattttttttcccctctcttctttcttcttacTATTCTTTCTTATTCCTTATGACGACTAACAAGGAACGAATCGAGAACCTTGAAATAGGACTAGGGCAGCTTCAAGATGTTGTTGGTCGAATGGAAACTGGGGTTACTAGCAAATTGCAACACCTGGAAGATATGATGACCAAACTTTCTGAAACAGTCCTGTCAAGCCGAGAAGGTGGAAGCAGCAACTCTCGGgaaaaatcaattcaaaaagGCGGCAACCGTGCAGAATCGGCCACAGGAGGAAAGCCAATATTCTCATCAAAATTGGCCAAGTTTGAATTCCCGAGGTACTCCGGTACTGATCCAACCGAATGGCTAACAAAAGCTAATCAATTTTTTGATTTTCAAGCCACGCCAGACAATGAGAAGGTTTCATTAGCCTCCTATCACATGCAAAGGGAAGCTAATGAATGGTGGCAATGGTTACACAGAACTTACAAGGTAGAAGATAACAAGGAGGTTACTTGGGAGATTTTTGTCGATGAACTGTGGGCCAGGTTTGGTCCGACGGACTGCGAAGACTTTGACGAATCCCTGTCAAAGATTCGCCAACTAGGCTCCTTACGAGATTATCAGAAGGAGTTCGAAAGATTGGGAAACAAGGTTAAAGGGTGGACGCAAAAGGCGTTAGTGGGTACTTTTATGGGCGGATTAAAAACAGAAATCGCCGATGGAATCCGTATGTTTAAGCCAAAAACTTTAAAAGAGGCAATCAGTTTAGCCAGGATGAGAGATGAACAGCTGAATCGGCAAAGAAAAATTCACCGTCCTAATTTTATATCACCGACCTCCTCCCCAGTTAAAAAAACAGAAACACCCATACGCCGATTGACTTGGGATGAGATGCAGAAGAAACGTGCCCAAGGTCTCTGCTTTAATTGTGAAGAGAAATTCACTCCTGGACATCGTTGCAAGGGACCCCAACTTCTCCTTCTAGATGGGGGTGATGAAGACGAGGCAACCATGGAAGAACAACCGGAAATATCCCTACATGCACTCTCTGGATGGGCAACTCACAAAACAATGCGAGTGGCAGCAAAAATTGGTTCCTACACCCTGATTGTACTGATTGACAGTGGATCTACACATAACTTCATCAATACAAAGGTAGCAGACATGTTACAATTGCCAGTACAGCCGTTCAAACCCTGCGACGTTAAAGTTGCGAATGGAGGATTACTGGCATGCCAAGGCAAATTCAATGATGTTCAGCTGCACCTCCAAGGTATACCTTTTGTAGTCACCTTGTTTGCTTTGCCTATAAGGGTTTGGATGTGGTTCTAGGGATTCAATGGCTGGAAAGGTTGGGAACAGTGGCATGTAATTGGAAGAACTTAACTATGGAGTTCCAATGGGACAACAGCACTCACAAATTGCAGGGCCTACGGACACCAGTTATTCAATCAACATCTCTACAAGCCATCTCTAAA
This window encodes:
- the LOC110601902 gene encoding septum-promoting GTP-binding protein 1, translated to MAKIVREKMTQLYRKINVHVNIKWSILERVSVFRQFFQFIWDRILACSIGKPVRYRRLTRRPSSPPPEAIEAGGLESSEESTAMFSGYNTDSDLVTLKISLLGDCQIGKTSFVIKYVGDEQEKKSLEMTGLNLMDKTLLVQGARITFSIWDVGGDSNSLDHVPLACKDAVAILFMFDLTSRCTLNSVTEWYNQARKWNQTAIPILIGTKFDDFVRLPHNLQWTIVTQARAYAKAMKATLFFSSAKHNINVNKIFKFIMAKLFNLPWSVERNLTIGEPIIDF